A window of the Pongo abelii isolate AG06213 chromosome 10, NHGRI_mPonAbe1-v2.0_pri, whole genome shotgun sequence genome harbors these coding sequences:
- the PDE6H gene encoding retinal cone rhodopsin-sensitive cGMP 3',5'-cyclic phosphodiesterase subunit gamma, with product MSDNATLPAPASNQGPTTPRKGPPKFKQRQTRQFKSKPPKKGVKGFGDDIPGMEGLGTDITVICPWEAFSHLELHELAQFGII from the exons ATGAGTGACAACGCTACTCTGCCTGCTCCAGCTTCAAATCAGGGTCCTACCACCCCACGCAAAGgccctcccaagttcaagcagagGCAGACTCGCCAATTCAAGAGTAAACCTCCAAAGAAAGGTGTGAAAGG atTTGGAGATGACATTCCAGGAATGGAGGGGTTAGGAACAG ATATCACAGTGATTTGCCCGTGGGAGGCATTCAGCCACCTGGAATTGCATGAGCTCGCTCAGTTTGGGATTATCTGA